The Flavobacterium piscisymbiosum genome includes a region encoding these proteins:
- a CDS encoding endonuclease III domain-containing protein — MDLFGETSNWETKLKPILKKYKGKRHPLEYQNTYQLLVMVVLSAQDSDANINKIAPALFEKFPTLKSLSKTDTETFIPYINKVRNYPTKAGWLLEIAQTIKNDEDIPTTMQGLTALKGIGRKSANVILRETGKPAEGIIADLHVIRVAPRIGIIKESKDGNKVEKDLMQVLPKSIWSEIGMAISFLGREICRPKPKCEECLLADICHYYLTEVI, encoded by the coding sequence ATGGATTTATTTGGAGAAACATCAAATTGGGAAACTAAACTAAAACCCATTTTAAAAAAATATAAAGGAAAAAGGCATCCACTGGAATATCAAAACACCTATCAATTATTAGTTATGGTAGTTTTATCTGCTCAGGATTCCGATGCTAATATCAACAAAATTGCACCAGCTTTATTTGAGAAATTCCCAACACTTAAAAGCCTATCAAAAACTGATACTGAAACTTTTATCCCTTACATCAATAAAGTTCGAAATTATCCCACAAAAGCAGGCTGGCTGTTAGAGATTGCTCAAACAATTAAAAATGATGAAGACATTCCAACTACGATGCAGGGATTAACAGCATTAAAAGGAATTGGCAGAAAATCTGCAAATGTTATTTTAAGAGAAACCGGCAAACCAGCAGAAGGCATTATTGCAGATTTACACGTAATACGAGTAGCGCCAAGAATTGGCATTATAAAAGAAAGTAAGGACGGAAATAAAGTAGAAAAAGACCTTATGCAAGTCTTACCGAAATCAATCTGGTCAGAGATCGGAATGGCAATTTCTTTTTTAGGAAGAGAAATTTGCAGGCCAAAACCAAAATGCGAAGAATGTTTATTAGCCGATATTTGTCATTATTATCTAACAGAAGTAATCTAA
- a CDS encoding nuclear transport factor 2 family protein gives MKKVMLFVFLFSVLLCNAQKQDVERAIEIFFEGFHQKDTVKMQSVCSSKIILQSISESTIKGNKLSDETAKELYKSIVSIPSTMKFREKIINYNIQIDGTMAHVWAPYEFFVNDKLSHTGVNMFTLFKENHIWKIIYLIDTRRK, from the coding sequence ATGAAAAAGGTAATGCTATTTGTTTTTTTATTTTCTGTATTACTTTGTAATGCACAGAAACAAGATGTTGAGAGAGCAATAGAGATTTTTTTTGAAGGATTTCATCAAAAAGATACTGTGAAAATGCAATCTGTTTGTTCTTCTAAAATTATTTTACAGTCAATTAGCGAGAGTACAATTAAGGGAAATAAATTATCTGATGAAACTGCTAAAGAATTGTATAAATCAATTGTCTCAATTCCGTCAACAATGAAGTTTCGTGAAAAAATAATAAACTATAATATTCAGATTGATGGAACAATGGCTCATGTATGGGCTCCATATGAGTTTTTTGTCAATGATAAATTAAGTCATACGGGAGTGAATATGTTTACTTTGTTTAAAGAAAATCATATTTGGAAAATTATTTACTTAATAGATACCAGAAGAAAATAA